The following proteins are encoded in a genomic region of Nerophis lumbriciformis linkage group LG23, RoL_Nlum_v2.1, whole genome shotgun sequence:
- the cpne1 gene encoding copine-1 isoform X2 has product MADCVSKVELSVSCKDLLDKDVGSKSDPLCVLLQRSGKDAWTELGRTERLKNSSSPSFSQRLRLDYTFETVQNLKLGVYDIDNSSPDLGDDDYLGGVELTLGQIVSSKTVTRPLQLKKGKPAGKGSITITAEEIKDNRAITLELEAKNLDKKDTFGKSDPFLEFFKQGEDGKWQLVHRTEVVKNNLSPTWKKFSVPLQTFCSSDLERPLKVDCSDHDSDGSHDLIGSFTTKVSELQKASVAFDCIHPEKQKKKKNYKNSGVVSVKSCKLVTQHTFLDYVMGGCQINFTVGIDFTGSNGDPRSPNSLHHMSPDGQNQYLSALWSVGQVVQDYDTDKLFPAFGFGAKLPPDYQAAHHEFALNFNPSNPFCQGIQGIVEAYRMVLPQLRLSGPTNFSPIINHVASIATTGAQTNTASQYFVLLILTDGEITDLDQTRDAIVRASRLPLSIIVVGVGPADFKAMELLDGDDGVLRSTVGEAVARDIVQFVPFRKFKDAPVATLAQSVLAEVPTQVVSYFKMRGLQPLKAPAKP; this is encoded by the exons ATGGCGGACTGCGTGTCAAAGGTGGAACTGAGCGTGTCCTGCAAGGACCTGCTAGACAAAGACGTGGGCTCCAAGTCGGACCCTCTGTGTGTCCTCCTGCAGCGCTCAGGGAAAGACGCCTGGACCGAG CTGGGCCGCACAGAACGTCTGAAGAACTCTTCCAGCCCATCCTTCAGCCAGCGCCTCAGACTGGACTACACCTTTGAGACGGTCCAGAACCTCAAACTGGGGGTCTACGACATCGACAACAGCTCCCCGGACTTGGGGGATGACGACTACCTGGGAGGGGTGGAGCTCACTCTCGGACAG ATTGTATCCAGTAAAACTGTGACCAGACCACTGCAGCTGAAAAAAGGGAAACCTGCTGGCAAAGGAAGCATCACA ATCACAGCAGAGGAGATCAAGGACAACCGAGCCATCACtctggagctggaggccaagaATCTGGACAAGAAG GACACATTTGGAAAGTCTGATCCCTTCCTGGAGTTCTTCAAACAAGGAGAAGATGGAAAATGGCAGCTGGTCCACAGAACCGAG GTGGTGAAGAACAACCTGAGTCCCACCTGGAAGAAGTTCTCCGTTCCTCTGCAGACCTTCTGCAGCAGTGACCTGGAAAGGCCCCTCAAG GTGGATTGTTCTGACCACGACAGCGACGGCTCGCACGATCTCATCGGCTCTTTCACCACCAAAGTGTCGGAGCTGCAGAAAGCATCG GTGGCGTTTGACTGCATCCACCCTGAGaaacagaaaaagaagaagaactacAAGAACTCTGGAGTGGTCTCTGTGAAGAGCTGCAAG CTGGTGACGCAGCACACTTTCCTGGACTACGTGATGGGCGGCTGCCAGATCAACTTCACT GTGGGAATCGACTTCACCGGCTCCAATGGTGACCCTCGCTCGCCCAACTCTCTGCACCACATGAGTCCAGATGGGCAGAACCAGTACCTGTCTGCACTGTGGTCTGTGGGCCAGGTGGTCCAGGACTATGACAC CGATAAACTATTCCCCGCCTTTGGGTTTGGAGCCAAACTCCCGCCGGACTATCAG GCCGCGCATCACGAGTTTGCCCTCAACTTCAACCCCAGCAACCCTTTCTGCCAAG GCATCCAAGGGATCGTAGAAGCCTACCGGATGGTTCTCCCTCAGCTCCGACTTTCTGGACCAACAAACTTCTCTCCCATCATCAACCATGTGGCCTCCATCGCCACCACTGGTGCTCAGACCAACACTGCCTCT CAATACTTTGTCCTCCTCATCCTCACCGACGGCGAGATCACCGACCTGGACCAGACCCGAGACGCCATCGTTCGGGCGTCCCGCCTGCCACTGTCCATCATCGTTGTGGGTGTGGGGCCAGCGGACTTCAAGGCCATGGAGCTCCTGGACGGTGATGACGGCGTGCTGAGGTCCACGGTGGGCGAGGCGGTTGCCAGAGACATTGTCCAGTTTGTCCCCTTCAGGAAGTTCAAAGAC GCGCCCGTGGCCACTCTGGCCCAGTCGGTCCTTGCCGAGGTCCCTACCCAGGTGGTCTCCTACTTCAAAATGAGAGGTCTCCAGCCACTCAAAGCGCCCGCCAAACCATGA